Proteins encoded by one window of Labilithrix sp.:
- a CDS encoding helix-turn-helix transcriptional regulator has protein sequence MTDRDLYSGLIRLHILHHAAHEPIFGLGIVEELARHGYKLSPGTLYPILHGLETKGYLRSTEKRMGRTVRRVYRITPRGKKALDAAKEKVRELFGELFEDD, from the coding sequence ATGACCGATCGCGATCTCTACTCGGGGCTCATCCGCCTCCACATCCTGCACCATGCGGCACACGAGCCCATCTTCGGGCTCGGCATCGTGGAGGAGCTGGCGCGCCACGGGTACAAGCTGAGCCCCGGCACGCTCTACCCGATTCTTCACGGGCTGGAGACCAAGGGCTACCTGCGCTCCACGGAGAAGCGGATGGGGCGCACGGTGCGGCGCGTCTACCGCATCACCCCGCGCGGCAAGAAAGCGCTCGATGCCGCCAAGGAGAAGGTTCGCGAGCTATTCGGCGAGCTGTTCGAGGACGACTGA
- a CDS encoding hemerythrin domain-containing protein, whose product MNDRLHNRRDALAFGGAIGVGLVAAACGGQGRGAESPQAHGGEEEISPAEDLMREHGVLNRVLLIYEEGIRRFEAPGEKVPVDQFAATANIVRRFIEDYHGKLEEDFLFPRFEKAGKLVDLVAILRRQHEAGRKLTDEVLRQVGSPVSTEDARRQLAGNLRKFIRMYRPHEAREDTVLFPALRTVIPPKELEELGERFEEKEHALFGKEGFEGIVAQVAVIEAQLGIGDLASFTPS is encoded by the coding sequence ATGAACGACCGACTACACAACCGAAGAGATGCGCTTGCTTTCGGTGGAGCGATTGGCGTCGGGCTTGTCGCCGCAGCATGTGGAGGTCAAGGGCGCGGCGCCGAGAGCCCTCAGGCGCACGGCGGAGAGGAAGAGATCTCGCCTGCCGAAGACCTGATGCGCGAGCACGGAGTGCTGAACCGCGTGCTGCTCATCTACGAGGAGGGCATTCGTCGTTTCGAAGCCCCCGGCGAGAAGGTGCCCGTGGACCAGTTCGCCGCGACCGCCAACATCGTGAGGCGTTTCATCGAGGACTACCACGGCAAGCTCGAAGAGGACTTCCTCTTCCCGCGCTTCGAGAAGGCGGGCAAGCTCGTCGATCTCGTCGCCATCTTGCGCCGCCAACATGAGGCGGGACGGAAGCTGACCGACGAGGTTCTTCGACAAGTCGGCTCGCCCGTAAGCACCGAAGATGCGCGGCGACAGCTCGCAGGGAACCTTCGGAAGTTCATCCGAATGTACCGCCCCCATGAGGCGCGTGAGGACACGGTCCTCTTCCCCGCGCTTCGAACCGTCATTCCGCCGAAGGAGCTGGAGGAACTGGGCGAGCGCTTCGAGGAAAAGGAGCACGCTCTCTTCGGGAAGGAAGGCTTCGAGGGAATCGTCGCCCAGGTTGCCGTCATCGAAGCGCAGCTCGGCATCGGGGACCTTGCCTCCTTCACGCCGTCATGA
- a CDS encoding DoxX family protein: MTPLRAWAFDARGPRATALLRGMVGIIFVSEGIQKFLFTDELGVGRFTKIGIPLPSVMAPFVGCVEVLGGALLVLGLAARLVTIPLLFSMLVAITTTKLATFVKNGFWKTMHEARTDLLMISGLLFVLLVGAGSLSMDGWLDKSRRSSDG; encoded by the coding sequence ATGACCCCGTTGCGAGCATGGGCATTCGATGCTCGCGGACCAAGAGCGACGGCGCTCCTTCGCGGCATGGTCGGCATCATCTTCGTTTCCGAGGGCATCCAGAAGTTCCTCTTCACCGACGAACTGGGCGTTGGGCGCTTCACCAAGATCGGCATCCCGCTGCCATCCGTGATGGCTCCCTTCGTCGGATGCGTCGAAGTCCTCGGTGGCGCTCTTCTCGTCCTCGGGCTCGCGGCACGACTCGTTACCATTCCCCTGCTCTTCAGCATGCTGGTGGCGATCACGACCACGAAGCTGGCGACATTCGTCAAGAATGGCTTCTGGAAGACGATGCACGAGGCGCGCACCGACCTTCTCATGATCTCGGGGTTGCTCTTCGTGCTGCTCGTCGGCGCGGGGTCGTTGTCGATGGATGGGTGGCTCGATAAGTCGCGCCGGAGCAGCGATGGCTGA